Proteins from one Sulfurovum sp. TSL1 genomic window:
- a CDS encoding HAD family hydrolase has protein sequence MSIELIVLDVDGTMTNSHITYSEHGDEIKSFNVKDGLAISSWRRLGKQVAIITGRTSTIVARRAKELHIEHFYQGIGNKKEVLESLLEKLDLTMDNVAAIGDDLNDLPMLKAAKISFVPRDASAYVDKIANVVLSKRGGDGAVREMIEYLIVKEGLEKKYLELWE, from the coding sequence GTGAGCATTGAATTGATCGTACTTGATGTAGACGGTACTATGACGAACAGTCATATTACTTACAGTGAACATGGTGATGAGATCAAGTCTTTTAACGTCAAAGATGGTTTGGCTATATCCTCATGGAGAAGACTTGGAAAACAGGTAGCCATCATTACGGGAAGAACTTCAACGATCGTTGCACGTCGTGCAAAAGAGTTGCATATAGAACATTTTTATCAGGGGATCGGCAATAAAAAAGAGGTCCTCGAATCACTTTTGGAAAAGCTTGACCTCACCATGGACAATGTAGCAGCCATAGGAGATGATCTGAATGACCTGCCGATGTTGAAAGCGGCTAAAATTTCATTCGTGCCAAGAGATGCAAGTGCTTATGTAGATAAGATCGCCAATGTAGTGCTCTCCAAAAGAGGTGGAGATGGTGCAGTACGTGAAATGATAGAATATCTCATTGTCAAAGAAGGGCTTGAAAAGAAGTATCTGGA
- the hisB gene encoding imidazoleglycerol-phosphate dehydratase HisB produces the protein MIEVTRETKETQISVKLNLYGSGQAKINTGVGFYDHMLEAFTKHAHIDMEVHCTGDTHIDDHHTVEDVGIVIGQALKKAIYPVKSIERFGNATVVMDEASVTCDIDLSNRGYLVFELPIGGKVGNFDVELVEEFFKAFAFNLPLTLHLIYNRGKNKHHIIEAAFKALAVALRRAVTVNENAGIPSTKGVL, from the coding sequence ATGATAGAAGTAACAAGAGAAACCAAAGAGACACAGATTTCAGTCAAACTCAACCTTTATGGTTCAGGACAAGCCAAGATAAACACCGGTGTGGGCTTTTACGACCATATGCTCGAAGCATTTACCAAGCATGCACATATCGATATGGAAGTACATTGTACGGGTGATACACATATCGATGACCACCATACGGTTGAGGATGTGGGTATCGTTATTGGGCAGGCACTTAAAAAAGCTATCTACCCTGTAAAGAGCATAGAGCGTTTCGGTAATGCAACTGTCGTGATGGATGAAGCAAGTGTGACCTGTGATATCGATCTCTCAAACCGCGGGTACCTTGTGTTTGAACTCCCCATTGGCGGTAAAGTAGGGAACTTTGATGTAGAGCTTGTAGAAGAGTTCTTTAAAGCATTTGCATTCAATCTTCCTTTGACACTTCACCTTATCTATAACCGTGGTAAGAACAAACACCACATTATAGAGGCTGCATTTAAGGCACTGGCCGTGGCGCTTCGCAGGGCGGTCACAGTGAATGAAAATGCGGGTATCCCAAGTACAAAGGGTGTACTGTGA
- a CDS encoding septal ring lytic transglycosylase RlpA family protein: MKRLTSPILLIVILGVSTLITGCGPEPKGAKATKYTSAARHRSTMRSYKVLGKRYNPTYVEVGQVMQGISSWYGPNFHGKQTSNGEVYNMHARTAAHKTWPMDTMVKIKNLQNGKSTIVRINDRGPFVRGRVIDCSYTAGKEIGLDKMGIAKVSLKVVGFAGRVESDAAIARQKREHTQQRIVLSDFGVQVGAFRLHEGAKVYQRKYSALYRRYNTIIRRFNDIDGAPLYRVWLMGYRSEDEARDFKAHNDLEGAFIVRN; the protein is encoded by the coding sequence ATGAAGAGACTTACATCCCCAATATTATTGATCGTTATTTTGGGAGTAAGTACCCTTATCACAGGGTGTGGACCGGAGCCTAAAGGGGCCAAAGCCACAAAATATACGAGTGCAGCCAGACATAGATCCACTATGCGCTCCTATAAGGTATTGGGCAAACGTTACAATCCGACATATGTTGAAGTGGGACAGGTGATGCAGGGGATCTCAAGCTGGTATGGACCTAACTTCCATGGTAAACAGACAAGTAACGGCGAAGTCTATAATATGCATGCCAGAACCGCAGCACACAAAACATGGCCAATGGATACGATGGTAAAAATCAAGAACCTGCAAAACGGTAAAAGCACGATCGTACGTATCAATGACAGGGGGCCTTTTGTAAGGGGCCGGGTCATTGATTGTAGTTATACTGCAGGTAAAGAGATAGGACTTGACAAAATGGGGATCGCTAAGGTTTCTTTGAAAGTGGTCGGATTTGCAGGAAGGGTCGAGTCAGACGCAGCGATCGCAAGGCAGAAAAGAGAGCACACGCAACAACGTATCGTACTCTCTGATTTCGGTGTTCAAGTGGGTGCATTCAGACTCCATGAGGGTGCCAAGGTCTATCAAAGAAAATACAGCGCTCTATATAGACGCTATAATACCATCATAAGACGTTTTAATGATATAGATGGCGCACCGCTGTATCGCGTATGGCTTATGGGATACAGGTCTGAGGATGAAGCGAGGGACTTTAAGGCCCATAATGACCTAGAGGGTGCATTTATCGTAAGAAATTAA
- a CDS encoding ATP-binding protein produces the protein MKKNVLDNAVRMVPLIVLLMLGSYWSYREWERFDPTDIGLFVSLLLIVVLSLLSLGYVWFDQYKEERENRALVSVLDSFDHLADIEKGIIPQQREEVYKYIAHLFSLLEKKGKEIKEEAEAKGQFLSTMSHEIRTPLNGILGFTKLLKEMDATEDQKEFISLIENSSNNLISIVNDVLDLSKMNAEKMEIESIPFHLFETIDLTVASFAQMADQKDIEFGVLVDPTLSPYVIGDPTKLSQILTNLIGNAIKFTDTYGKINLFVERVSSDKDHTGLKFSVSDNGIGLSEVQQKTIFEAYGQATAGTSRKYGGTGLGLTISRKMVQLMGGELEVESKENEGTTFFFTLSLAKNKDHEPSVYTDFSELSVGLALPVKSIDRQLDVNLQIYIEHLGAAFSFYYYEDLFESDTPVNLPDIMIFDHRYARLPGELEQCAALECKSVLLTNGSLRARVNPQQHHFTDVVLTPISLAKTIRILTNASEHKKEKILTSDTAENTEQFQGLHALVADDNKINCKLIKIILENLGLEVTVVNDGKDAVEMSIHHTYDIIFMDIEMPVMDGVEACKHILQHETEQRLQHVPIIALTANTSSGDKEKYMAKGMDDYAVKPLDIEALKMIIKEHCNS, from the coding sequence TTGAAAAAAAATGTGCTGGATAACGCTGTCCGTATGGTTCCGCTTATTGTATTGTTGATGCTTGGCAGTTATTGGAGTTATAGAGAATGGGAAAGGTTTGATCCTACTGATATAGGGCTGTTCGTCTCTTTGTTGCTGATCGTGGTATTGAGTCTCTTGTCCCTGGGATATGTATGGTTTGATCAGTATAAAGAAGAAAGAGAGAACAGAGCCCTGGTTTCTGTTTTAGACAGTTTTGACCATTTAGCAGACATTGAGAAAGGGATCATTCCACAACAAAGAGAAGAGGTCTATAAGTATATTGCGCATCTTTTTTCACTTTTAGAGAAGAAGGGCAAAGAGATCAAAGAGGAGGCAGAAGCAAAAGGCCAATTTTTATCTACCATGTCTCATGAAATTCGTACACCGCTTAATGGTATTTTAGGTTTTACCAAACTTCTCAAAGAGATGGATGCAACAGAAGACCAGAAGGAGTTCATCTCCCTGATCGAAAATTCCTCAAACAATCTTATCTCTATAGTGAATGATGTTCTGGACCTTTCTAAAATGAATGCAGAAAAAATGGAGATCGAATCTATACCTTTTCATTTATTCGAGACTATCGATCTGACGGTAGCATCTTTTGCACAGATGGCAGACCAGAAGGATATTGAGTTCGGTGTTTTGGTCGATCCGACGCTGTCGCCCTATGTCATTGGCGATCCTACAAAACTTTCTCAAATATTGACAAACCTTATAGGAAATGCCATTAAGTTCACGGATACCTATGGAAAGATCAACCTTTTTGTTGAAAGGGTAAGTAGTGACAAAGATCACACAGGGTTGAAGTTTTCTGTGAGTGACAACGGTATCGGTCTGAGTGAAGTGCAGCAAAAGACCATTTTTGAAGCTTACGGACAGGCAACGGCTGGTACAAGCCGAAAATATGGAGGTACAGGACTCGGACTGACCATATCGCGTAAAATGGTTCAGCTTATGGGTGGAGAACTTGAAGTTGAAAGTAAAGAAAATGAAGGAACCACTTTCTTTTTTACCCTGTCATTAGCAAAGAACAAAGACCATGAACCTAGCGTCTATACTGATTTTTCTGAGCTGTCCGTAGGTCTTGCACTGCCTGTAAAGAGTATTGACCGTCAGTTGGATGTCAATCTTCAAATCTACATAGAACACCTGGGTGCAGCATTTTCTTTCTACTATTATGAAGATCTTTTTGAGTCAGACACGCCTGTCAACCTACCTGATATTATGATATTTGATCATCGCTATGCGAGGCTGCCCGGAGAGTTGGAACAGTGTGCTGCCCTGGAGTGCAAATCTGTACTTTTGACCAACGGCAGTTTAAGGGCGCGTGTCAATCCCCAGCAACATCATTTTACCGATGTGGTCCTAACGCCTATCAGCCTGGCAAAAACGATCAGGATCTTAACCAATGCTAGTGAGCATAAGAAAGAGAAGATACTTACCTCTGATACCGCAGAAAATACCGAACAGTTTCAAGGACTTCATGCGCTCGTCGCGGATGACAATAAGATCAACTGCAAACTCATAAAGATCATTTTGGAGAATCTTGGCCTGGAAGTGACTGTGGTGAATGATGGAAAAGATGCTGTTGAGATGTCTATACATCATACCTATGACATTATATTTATGGATATTGAAATGCCTGTTATGGATGGAGTCGAAGCCTGTAAGCATATTTTGCAACATGAAACAGAACAGCGGTTGCAACATGTCCCTATCATTGCGCTCACTGCCAATACTTCCTCAGGGGACAAAGAGAAGTATATGGCCAAAGGTATGGATGATTATGCCGTGAAGCCGCTGGATATAGAAGCGTTAAAAATGATCATTAAAGAGCATTGCAACTCTTAG
- a CDS encoding lytic transglycosylase domain-containing protein, which translates to MAEKYPSYSYVFHEFDVDESYLYNEAFISFVSKHEKKLRSFYRHALLRGKEILPTMHGLLAEDGVSDLFIYLSMVESGFSTDAVSPKKAVGLWQFMPATAKDYNLTVCHSYDERCDTVSATSAAINYLNRLHKQFGKWYLSAMAYNCGEGCVSRAIKRAGTDELSVLMDDNLKYLPRETRQYMKKILLLAMIGENETLDFGNTTNQNLENALIQVTVPAGTSLKEIAALLKMNEARLLSLNKSLKDGRVPKERPTYKITIPLEKVYAFYLRYQLPDKKKVFKSHMVSHTVALGETVESIAKLYDVDAEEIIFSNHLKNDFLVLDSLLVIPVNKKTFDKILE; encoded by the coding sequence TTGGCAGAGAAGTACCCCAGTTATTCCTATGTGTTTCATGAATTTGATGTGGATGAATCTTATCTCTATAATGAAGCGTTTATCTCTTTTGTGTCAAAGCATGAAAAAAAGTTACGGTCATTTTACAGGCACGCCTTACTTCGAGGCAAAGAGATCTTGCCTACGATGCATGGGCTGCTTGCTGAGGATGGGGTGAGTGATCTGTTCATCTATCTTTCTATGGTGGAATCGGGGTTTTCGACAGATGCCGTTTCGCCCAAAAAAGCGGTAGGTCTATGGCAGTTCATGCCTGCAACGGCCAAAGATTATAATCTGACGGTATGCCACAGCTATGATGAACGGTGTGATACGGTCAGTGCCACATCTGCAGCGATCAACTATCTCAATAGGTTGCATAAACAGTTTGGAAAATGGTATTTATCAGCCATGGCCTACAATTGCGGAGAAGGTTGTGTCAGCAGGGCCATTAAACGTGCTGGAACAGATGAGTTAAGTGTGTTGATGGACGACAATTTGAAATATCTCCCCCGTGAAACACGTCAGTATATGAAAAAGATCCTTCTTCTTGCTATGATAGGTGAAAATGAGACTTTGGACTTTGGCAATACAACGAATCAGAATCTGGAAAATGCACTGATACAGGTGACTGTACCGGCCGGGACATCACTCAAAGAGATCGCAGCATTATTGAAAATGAATGAAGCAAGACTTTTAAGTCTGAACAAAAGTTTAAAAGACGGTAGAGTGCCTAAAGAGAGACCCACATACAAGATCACTATTCCTCTTGAAAAAGTGTATGCCTTTTATTTGCGTTATCAGTTACCCGATAAAAAGAAAGTCTTCAAGTCACATATGGTCTCTCACACTGTCGCACTCGGAGAAACCGTAGAGAGCATTGCCAAACTGTATGATGTGGATGCAGAGGAGATCATCTTTTCCAATCACTTAAAAAATGATTTTCTTGTTCTGGATAGTTTACTGGTGATTCCCGTAAACAAGAAAACATTTGATAAAATACTAGAATAA
- a CDS encoding TatD family hydrolase: MIIDTHCHLDDDRYDGDIEQVLENARQKGVEKFIIPGADPKTLQRAVDLAERYEGVYFAVGVHPYDAREYDRSFLEPYVTHPKCVAIGECGLDYFRLPESEDEIETEKTLQKEVFLDQILWAKELKKPLIVHVRESTPDCLEMLDHYAGEEGGVLHCYNADESLLKLAKKNFYYGIGGVLTFKNARKLINVYPKIPLDKLVIETDAPYLTPHPHRGERNEPSYTTFVADKMAELSSLSRKEIEDSSTQNAQRLFRF; encoded by the coding sequence ATGATAATAGATACACATTGTCATTTGGATGATGATCGGTATGATGGTGATATAGAGCAGGTTTTGGAAAATGCCAGACAAAAAGGTGTTGAAAAATTCATTATACCGGGGGCAGATCCAAAAACACTGCAGAGGGCGGTTGATCTGGCAGAGCGGTATGAAGGGGTCTATTTTGCAGTAGGTGTACACCCTTATGATGCCCGTGAGTATGACAGAAGCTTTTTGGAACCCTATGTGACACATCCCAAGTGTGTTGCGATCGGTGAATGCGGTTTGGATTATTTCAGACTGCCAGAGTCAGAAGATGAGATCGAAACAGAGAAAACACTGCAAAAAGAAGTCTTTTTGGATCAAATTCTATGGGCAAAAGAGTTGAAAAAACCGCTTATTGTCCATGTGAGAGAATCGACACCGGATTGTTTGGAAATGCTTGATCACTATGCGGGAGAAGAGGGCGGTGTATTGCACTGTTACAATGCAGATGAGTCCCTGCTCAAACTCGCAAAAAAGAATTTCTATTACGGTATAGGCGGGGTATTGACATTTAAAAATGCAAGAAAACTCATTAATGTCTACCCTAAAATTCCTCTAGATAAACTGGTCATAGAGACGGATGCGCCGTATCTTACGCCTCATCCCCACCGTGGTGAGAGAAATGAACCAAGTTATACGACATTTGTAGCAGATAAAATGGCTGAACTCTCTTCACTCAGCAGGAAAGAGATCGAAGATTCAAGTACACAGAATGCCCAAAGACTTTTTAGGTTCTGA
- a CDS encoding Hpt domain-containing protein: MSALTIISIFVLLVLLLIFHEYRNEKKYQEERRKKQTKTAPDTKTAPSKEEKTTTPKPEPKAEAKPEPKPERQPEPKPEPEPKPEPEPKLELEPEAIKETKELPEANYPQFTHIRLIEMGLSDEEAKEFVAELIPQIETEIPLIETAIQEGDFHQIERLTHGIKGSATNLGTGGVSDLLTDYNTYLKTGTDVDIAKMYLEHLIRYTNELKTQYA; the protein is encoded by the coding sequence ATGTCTGCATTAACCATCATATCTATCTTTGTTTTGCTTGTACTTTTACTTATCTTTCATGAATACCGAAATGAAAAAAAGTATCAGGAAGAAAGACGCAAAAAACAAACAAAAACTGCTCCAGATACAAAAACCGCACCTTCAAAAGAAGAAAAGACAACTACTCCAAAGCCTGAACCAAAAGCAGAGGCAAAACCCGAACCAAAACCCGAACGACAACCCGAACCAAAGCCTGAACCTGAACCGAAACCAGAACCTGAACCAAAACTCGAGCTAGAACCTGAAGCCATAAAAGAAACAAAAGAACTGCCTGAGGCAAATTATCCTCAGTTCACCCATATTCGTCTGATAGAAATGGGGCTTTCGGATGAAGAAGCAAAAGAGTTTGTAGCGGAACTTATCCCTCAGATCGAAACAGAGATCCCACTTATAGAAACAGCCATACAAGAAGGAGATTTTCATCAAATAGAACGCTTGACACATGGGATCAAAGGTTCAGCGACCAACTTGGGTACAGGTGGCGTCTCAGACCTTTTAACAGATTATAATACCTATTTGAAAACCGGGACGGATGTTGACATTGCCAAAATGTATCTTGAACATCTTATACGCTATACCAATGAGCTCAAAACACAATATGCCTAA
- a CDS encoding DNA recombination protein RecN encodes MIERLYLRDLVTFDEVELEFENGLVVLTGPSGAGKSVLMSAILSSFGYTTQGAAALCEVNLVKPDQLKSDAYELDNDLTVKTLKKEKLRYFIDGQNISKKALSDMFLPYVKYLSVRDKGGFESETLLEMIDSQLVSKDKTFKQSLKEYKKRYRNYKEKASQLAKIKEDEAKLAELIEYATYEVEKIASINPQAGEEEELLKIKQQLSRIDKIKDALSSATDIFSLEASVEEVYRLLDKDGSIFSDAMNQLRADFEETENLADELEEVNVEEVLDRLADLTTLKNRYGSIEEALAYKESKEKELSDYQNIEQDKSMLESFLALEFSELQIIASKLSQSRQKEAKVLEKSLAEYLTTLKLPPLTFAFSSDALGEGGMDRVEVMLGSSKTATLSGGEYNRVRLALMATTIPTDKSKQGVLILDEIDANVSGDESIAIAEMIHKLAAVYQVFAISHQPHLTAKAGQHIVVTKRGQKSQVEVLNDMSRVSEIARIIAGENPTDEALEFAKKLRA; translated from the coding sequence TTGATAGAACGTTTATATTTACGCGATCTTGTTACTTTTGATGAAGTGGAACTGGAGTTTGAAAATGGACTGGTGGTTTTGACCGGGCCCAGTGGAGCAGGTAAGTCTGTTCTGATGTCCGCGATATTGTCCAGTTTTGGATACACGACACAAGGTGCGGCAGCACTGTGCGAAGTGAATTTGGTCAAGCCTGATCAGTTGAAAAGTGATGCCTATGAACTGGATAATGATCTGACGGTCAAAACACTTAAAAAAGAGAAGCTTCGTTACTTTATCGATGGCCAAAATATCTCTAAAAAGGCTTTGAGTGACATGTTTCTGCCGTATGTCAAGTATCTCTCTGTACGTGACAAAGGAGGTTTTGAGTCTGAAACACTGTTAGAGATGATCGATAGTCAGCTTGTCAGTAAAGATAAAACCTTTAAACAGTCACTCAAAGAGTACAAAAAACGTTACAGAAACTATAAAGAAAAAGCTTCACAGCTGGCAAAGATAAAAGAAGATGAAGCAAAGCTTGCTGAACTCATAGAGTATGCGACCTATGAAGTAGAAAAAATAGCTTCTATCAACCCGCAAGCAGGGGAAGAAGAGGAGTTGCTCAAGATCAAACAGCAGCTTTCGCGTATCGACAAGATAAAAGATGCACTTTCAAGCGCAACAGATATATTTTCTTTAGAAGCGAGTGTTGAAGAGGTCTATAGACTTTTAGACAAGGATGGATCAATCTTTAGTGATGCAATGAACCAGCTTCGTGCTGACTTTGAAGAGACGGAAAATCTTGCAGATGAACTCGAAGAGGTCAATGTGGAAGAAGTACTGGACCGTCTGGCTGACCTTACCACACTGAAGAACCGTTACGGAAGCATAGAGGAAGCTTTGGCCTACAAAGAATCCAAAGAGAAAGAACTCTCCGATTATCAGAATATAGAACAAGACAAAAGTATGTTGGAGTCGTTTTTAGCGTTAGAGTTTTCAGAATTACAGATCATTGCTTCAAAACTTTCTCAGTCACGCCAAAAAGAAGCCAAGGTACTGGAAAAGTCCTTAGCAGAATATCTGACAACACTCAAACTTCCTCCACTGACCTTTGCATTCTCTTCTGATGCTTTAGGAGAAGGGGGAATGGACAGGGTAGAGGTGATGCTTGGATCATCAAAAACAGCTACACTGAGCGGAGGAGAATACAACCGTGTACGTTTGGCTCTTATGGCAACGACGATCCCTACAGATAAAAGTAAACAAGGTGTGCTCATACTGGATGAAATAGACGCCAATGTGAGTGGGGATGAATCCATCGCCATAGCAGAGATGATACACAAGCTTGCAGCTGTCTATCAAGTATTTGCGATCTCCCATCAGCCGCATCTTACGGCAAAAGCGGGACAGCATATTGTCGTAACAAAGAGAGGGCAAAAGAGTCAGGTGGAAGTATTGAATGATATGAGCCGTGTTTCTGAGATAGCAAGGATCATCGCAGGAGAAAACCCTACGGATGAAGCATTGGAGTTTGCTAAAAAGTTAAGGGCTTAG
- a CDS encoding NAD(+)/NADH kinase: MSSEKLAQIKTAGFILKPNDPEIKTLYERIKAQFESKGISVILAERSAQRIGLEGMPFEKMCEKSDFLVSLGGDGTLLSLVRRSHGHDKPVVGINAGNLGFLADVTIDDVELFLGQLIKNEYRIDERMMIEGYIQRKNGQKEPFFAFNDVVITRPVVSKIATIYASIDGERFNTYKGDGLIIATPTGSTAYNLAAGGPVMYPLTQALIMTPILAHSLTQRPLVVPADFTIELSSPEERVIAVIDGQDDYEMVPEDVLVIRGAKRGAKLLHRKERNYFSVLREKLSWGAAN, from the coding sequence ATGAGTAGTGAAAAATTAGCACAGATAAAAACCGCAGGGTTTATTTTAAAACCCAATGACCCGGAGATAAAAACACTGTATGAAAGGATCAAGGCACAGTTCGAGTCCAAAGGCATTTCTGTGATCCTTGCAGAACGTTCAGCACAGAGAATAGGTCTGGAAGGTATGCCTTTTGAAAAAATGTGTGAAAAATCAGACTTTCTGGTCTCTCTGGGTGGAGATGGCACGTTGCTATCACTGGTACGCCGTTCTCATGGGCATGATAAGCCTGTTGTGGGTATCAATGCCGGCAATTTAGGTTTTTTGGCAGATGTGACCATCGATGATGTAGAGTTGTTTCTGGGGCAACTGATAAAGAATGAATATCGTATTGATGAACGTATGATGATCGAAGGGTATATCCAAAGAAAAAATGGTCAAAAAGAGCCGTTTTTTGCGTTTAACGATGTGGTGATCACACGTCCTGTAGTCTCCAAGATCGCAACCATATATGCATCCATTGATGGAGAAAGGTTTAATACCTATAAAGGAGACGGACTGATCATTGCGACACCTACAGGATCCACTGCTTATAATCTTGCAGCAGGCGGTCCTGTCATGTATCCTCTGACCCAGGCACTGATTATGACACCTATACTGGCACACTCTCTGACCCAGCGTCCTCTCGTGGTGCCTGCTGATTTTACGATCGAGCTCTCCTCTCCTGAAGAGCGTGTCATTGCAGTGATAGACGGACAAGATGATTATGAGATGGTCCCGGAAGATGTACTGGTGATCAGGGGTGCAAAACGAGGAGCAAAACTTTTGCATAGAAAAGAACGCAATTATTTCTCTGTATTGAGAGAAAAACTTTCATGGGGTGCCGCGAATTGA
- the aspS gene encoding aspartate--tRNA ligase, translating into MRTHYCAEVNEEHIGQEVTVAGWVSSRRDHGGLIFIDLRDKDEVVQLVCDPADNADAHKMAEEVRDQFVLIAKGRVRARGEGLENPKLKTGKIEIVVDDLNIENRSKPMPFDLNDDKVNEEIKLKYRYLELRTQRSYDIFKLRSKATIAARNALDALNFLEVETPIITKSTPEGARDYLVPSRVHPGEFYALPQSPQLFKQLLMVGGFDRYFQIAKCFRDEDLRADRQPEFTQIDVEMSFCDQEDVITVAEKLIHDVFSACGFDIPTTFKRMPHFEAMEKYGSDKPDMRYDLAMVDVIDIFERCDNEIFSNIAKAPKKNRIKALKVPKGDEIFSKRQMKGFEDYVRKFGASGLGYFQMKEDGLKGPLAKFFTEEDIQAIIERCELEVGDAVFFGAGEKKLVWDYMGRFRIYLAETMDIIPKDTFEFLWVMDFPMFEVEEGKVKALHHPFTQPKSLDYEDIEDIESIAYDIVLNGTELGGGSIRIHKEDVQSEIFKLLGIDEEEAQEKFGFLLDALKFGAPPHGGFALGLDRLIMLMTGASSIREVIAFPKTQKAQCLLTQAPSVVDAEQLKDLSLRIRQTQA; encoded by the coding sequence ATGAGAACACATTATTGTGCAGAAGTAAATGAAGAACATATTGGACAAGAAGTTACCGTTGCGGGTTGGGTCTCTTCACGCAGAGATCATGGTGGACTTATATTCATCGACCTTAGAGACAAAGATGAAGTAGTGCAGCTGGTATGTGATCCTGCAGACAATGCGGATGCCCATAAAATGGCTGAAGAAGTAAGAGATCAATTTGTATTGATCGCTAAAGGTAGAGTACGTGCCAGAGGTGAAGGACTCGAAAACCCTAAACTTAAAACAGGAAAGATCGAGATCGTCGTGGATGACCTGAACATAGAAAACCGTTCTAAACCTATGCCTTTTGACCTCAATGATGACAAAGTAAATGAAGAGATCAAACTGAAGTACCGTTACTTGGAACTGCGTACACAAAGATCTTACGATATCTTCAAGCTTCGTTCAAAGGCGACTATCGCTGCACGTAACGCATTGGATGCACTCAACTTCCTTGAAGTTGAAACACCTATCATTACCAAATCTACACCCGAAGGTGCCAGAGATTACCTTGTACCTTCGCGTGTACATCCCGGTGAATTTTATGCACTTCCACAGTCTCCACAGCTTTTCAAGCAACTTTTGATGGTGGGTGGTTTTGACCGTTACTTCCAGATAGCAAAATGTTTCAGAGATGAAGACTTGAGAGCAGACAGACAACCTGAGTTTACCCAAATAGATGTTGAAATGTCTTTCTGTGATCAGGAAGACGTGATAACAGTCGCTGAAAAACTGATACATGATGTATTTTCTGCTTGTGGTTTTGACATTCCTACAACATTTAAACGTATGCCTCACTTTGAAGCCATGGAAAAATACGGTTCAGACAAACCAGATATGCGTTATGACCTTGCAATGGTAGATGTGATCGACATCTTTGAAAGATGTGACAATGAAATCTTCTCAAATATCGCAAAAGCACCTAAGAAAAATCGTATCAAAGCACTGAAAGTACCTAAAGGTGATGAGATCTTCTCAAAACGTCAAATGAAAGGTTTTGAAGATTACGTACGTAAATTCGGAGCATCCGGTCTGGGTTACTTCCAAATGAAAGAAGATGGTCTTAAAGGGCCGCTTGCCAAATTCTTTACGGAAGAAGATATCCAGGCTATCATTGAAAGATGTGAACTTGAAGTAGGTGATGCTGTCTTCTTTGGTGCAGGTGAGAAAAAACTGGTATGGGATTATATGGGTCGTTTCCGTATCTATCTTGCAGAAACCATGGATATCATCCCTAAAGATACGTTTGAGTTCTTATGGGTCATGGACTTCCCTATGTTCGAAGTGGAAGAAGGTAAGGTCAAGGCACTTCACCATCCGTTTACACAGCCAAAATCATTGGATTATGAAGATATCGAAGATATAGAGTCTATCGCCTATGATATCGTACTTAACGGTACAGAGCTCGGTGGCGGATCGATCCGTATCCATAAAGAAGATGTGCAATCAGAGATATTCAAGCTCCTTGGTATCGATGAAGAGGAAGCGCAAGAGAAGTTCGGTTTCTTACTTGATGCACTCAAATTCGGTGCACCGCCGCATGGTGGTTTTGCCTTAGGTCTTGACAGACTTATCATGCTGATGACCGGTGCTTCAAGTATCCGTGAGGTTATCGCATTCCCTAAAACACAAAAAGCACAGTGTCTTCTTACACAAGCACCAAGCGTTGTAGATGCTGAACAGCTTAAAGACCTGAGCCTTAGAATCAGACAGACTCAGGCATAG